A DNA window from Rhipicephalus sanguineus isolate Rsan-2018 chromosome 8, BIME_Rsan_1.4, whole genome shotgun sequence contains the following coding sequences:
- the LOC119401511 gene encoding uncharacterized protein LOC119401511 codes for MEKADAIFLATGRAVVQLNGKKLTTHHVGLAFLGQMCAFFKTSLGVDEPRTYSGLHTASHELSHLLNSSHDGEGGSANCRPDHQHLMHAYEGGTRNYVFSSCSMAAIHDFLRSDRAYCLKITATYQKTYLPYHFLKKEGPFLNGTHYCQKFFPDYKNASYVKRHHSLSDHCHFLCELTKWSGGKHQGDIYAPAGTPCNNNPTMSCYYGLCTPTKK; via the exons ATGGAGAAGGCAGACGCAATCTTCTTGGCCACCGG GCGAGCTGTTGTTCAGTTGAACGGCAAGAAGCTAACTACTCACCACGTAG GGCTGGCTTTCTTGGGGCAAATGTGCGCATTCTTCAAGACCTCGCTGGGAGTGGACGAACCACGGACGTATTCGGGGTTGCACACTGCATCACACGAATTATCGCATTT GTTGAACTCAAGCCATGATGGAGAAGGCGGCTCGGCGAACTGTAGACCTGATCACCAACACCTAATGCACGCTTACGAAGGAGGAACGCGAAACTACGTGTTCTCTTCATGCAGCATGGCCGCTATTCACGACTTTTTGCG GTCAGATCGCGCGTATTGCTTGAAAATAACCGCCACGTACCAAAAAACTTACTTGCCATATCACTTCTTAAAGAAGGAAGGACCTTTCCTGAACGGAACACATTACTGCCAGAAGTTTTTCCCGGACTACAAGAATGCGTCCTATGTTAAG CGCCACCACTCTCTTTCAGATCACTGCCACTTTCTTTGCGAATTGACAAAATGGTCAGGCGGAAAGCATCAGGGAGACATATATGCACCGGCAGGAACACCCTGTAACAACAACCCTACTATG AGTTGCTATTATGGCCTATGCACCCCaactaaaaaataa